In one window of Anaerolineales bacterium DNA:
- a CDS encoding DUF5698 domain-containing protein, which yields MRVGYPIVTLLVTIVLASLVGFAGVTLPPAPTVAWSAISSGIVPILIFLLRTSDLTISTIRTLTIVQGRRTTAWLLAFLQSSLFVVGVAGVLEDLDNPWNLAAYALGFAFGNVLGMAIDSKIAPGHILLRITSSNLGEALSTHLRAEGHGVTELSGTGLMGTVHTLLTFVPRKELWHVKRQILEIDRNAFITMEPVRQLQGGWKT from the coding sequence ATGCGCGTCGGCTATCCCATCGTCACACTTCTCGTGACCATCGTTCTCGCCAGCCTCGTCGGATTCGCAGGCGTTACCCTTCCCCCCGCGCCGACCGTGGCCTGGTCTGCGATTTCCAGCGGTATCGTCCCCATCCTCATCTTCCTGCTGCGCACCAGCGATCTGACCATTTCCACGATTCGCACGTTGACCATCGTGCAAGGACGCAGAACTACGGCCTGGCTGCTCGCCTTCCTTCAATCCTCTCTGTTTGTGGTCGGTGTTGCGGGTGTCCTGGAAGATCTCGACAATCCCTGGAATCTCGCAGCATATGCCCTTGGTTTCGCCTTCGGGAACGTGCTGGGGATGGCAATCGATTCGAAGATTGCACCCGGACACATCCTGCTGCGGATCACCTCATCGAATCTGGGTGAAGCGTTGAGCACACATCTCCGCGCAGAAGGTCACGGGGTGACCGAACTATCCGGCACGGGTTTGATGGGGACGGTGCACACGCTGCTCACGTTCGTTCCCCGCAAGGAACTCTGGCACGTCAAGCGCCAAATCCTGGAAATCGATCGGAACGCTTTCATCACCATGGAGCCGGTTCGGCAGTTGCAGGGAGGCTGGAAAACTTGA